The segment gaagtaacgtagcttccGAGGAAAAAAgtcacattttctcttcaagtaTCACTCCTCGATTGTAGCCTCAAAACACCGCTACCATGGGTTAAGGTtgtagggaggggggggggggctgttgttaaatttggaaataaaataaaaacacaattgttttaatctttgtTACTTGTTTATTCACATGCCACTGTCAAATGTTTAAGGCAATGATAACAACCTTTAAAAGTGTAAAGTTTtattgagaatcatttcactttggaGTAATGTGTTTATGTTAAAAGATAACTAACTTTATGcaccaaaataaaaatctggAGAAGATTGTGTATTAATTTGaatgattattcttcctgtgtggacatatttGCTCCAGTTTTTTCGGCGATGTTTCAAAAACTTGACCCCcttatgaaatgaaatgttcagatgttagttttagaggattaaacaattgaacggtttAAAAAGaccaaaaatataatttttctttaaaggcattcgacactattggtaataactcaaaataattgttcgcatataaaactttacttggtaacaagcaacggagagctgttgatagtataaaacattgtgagaaaaggctccctctgaagtgacatagtttttgagaaagaggtttttgtctcactcaaataataaaagacttcatcaGCTGAAGTCATTCaatgtgcatctgaaagcgcacaaaattgtgcaacagtgtttttttcttccattattatcttgcaacttagtcgaccaattgagttcaaattttcacgggtttgttattttgtgcatatgttgggatacaccaagtgagaagactggtctttgacagttaccaatagtgtccagtgtctctaaaggCAATGGGCTTTTTTAGGCGATGACACATGGTGAGGCCACACCCACTCTTTACAAGTTCTTGCAATTTGACCCACAAGAGATCAAACTGTCAAAAAAATTTTAAGTTCCTATactctttttatgttttttattctttctcTTCCTGCCCTCTTTATGGTCTTCTAGTTCCTTGACGTCATCTGTAGGCTCGCTGTCTTCCTTTTCAATGGCCTTAGACTTTCTTCCTGTTGCTCTTGCACTCTCTGTGCCGTCCGTTTCTGTAACGTCCGTCTTGGAATGGCTCGATCGTTTTCTCcgtttgttctttttattgGAGGATGTATCATCAGCTTTCCCAAAGATTTCGTCTATCTCATCctgaaaaaggaaaagaaaaaaagggattGTTTGGCATTCAAATAAAAGAGTGATTAAATAACGCACTAAGGACCTAgttattcaaaaacaaaagaaccTAAATtgaagaccctggacactattggtaattgccaaagaccattcttctcacttaatgtatctcaacacgtgcataaaataacaaacctgtgaacatttgagctgaatcggtcaacaaagttgggagataactatgaaaaaagaaaaaaaaaactaattctaaagtctcaaaataaaattcgtggaaagatacttcttcctcgaaaactatgtcacttcagagggagccgtttctcacaatgttctatactaccaacccctccccattacttgttaccaagtgagattttatgctaataattattttgagtaattaccaatagtgtccactgtctttaatacattATCATAACACAAGGACTGAAGctgttaaaaattacaaaaggaTGAAGTACTGTGGTAAAAATTCTCTTCTAATCTTAATTTACCTCCTTAGGAGTTTCCTCAGTCGCATCTCCCTCTTCTTCCATACCAAGTGTGTCTATCTCTTCAGAGTAGGGTAGACGTTTCTTCTCAGTGTCTTCAGACGACagcttctttttctttttaccttgaAGGAACAACACAAGAATGTTGTAGAAGAAACTTGAGATGTACAAATCTTTTCAAAAATATATCTTCATCGCAAAGTCAGAAAAAGCTAGCTGTATATGTTTTATATGTAAACTATTTTTTACTGTAATTTGGCCGTCGGCCACAAGTGtaaaaagaaatgaaacaaatatCTAACTAGGCCTAGCTGAAAcaacagggcccaaattcatagagctggttaaaCATaacaagttgctaagcacaatacaAATTTGCCTACCAGAAAAAGGCAACAGCTAAATTGCCATTTTACAATTACAAACTGTAACCGGCATCcttctttttgcttagcaggtaAATATCAAGCAACATtttcttcttaagcagctctccaAATTGGGCCATGAGCTTGAGTCGAGTGCtctcaaccgctcggccacgcaGGCCAACCCATGCCATCCTAAATAAAGGCCGACTGCCTACAGACTTCTGTCAAGGAAGGTTTCCATgttaaaatatttcacagaacctttgttgcacaactttatgtgctttcagatgcataataaaaggcttccgctgaagtgttttatttatttgagtgagaatttcaaaaaaaactatgatacttcagagggagccgtttctcacaatgttttataccatcaaaagctctctattgatcgttaccaagtctgttttatgcttacatttattttgaaaaattaaaaatagtgcccagtgccttaaaaaaataatgaacccACCTGCAGGTTCGTCATCATCAATAATGTCAGCAAAGAGTTCTCTCTTCTTGTTTGTCTTCCCTTGAAGATCCTCCCAGTCCTGACGACGATTTTTGAAGAGGTCAATAGCCAAGTTCTTGTAAACGAACTTGCCTGGTCAAGAAAAACAAAGGAAGAGACAGGTGTCAATGTTGATGTcagaaaaatacaaagaaagaCACAAGTTTTTGTATTGATGACAATAGGCAAGTTCTTGTAAACAAACTTGCCTGGTCAAGAAAAACAAAGGAAAGACAACTTTCAATGTTGATGTCAGAAATATAAAATGAGAGAGGATCTTCCGATAAATAAAAAACTGATTCGGTGACAAAGATTGGGTTGTTCGTATTGTTGGTTGTCTGTTTGTATGTCACAGGTCATAAGCATGTAGGTGAATGCTGTGTTGTATTGTAGTGACAGAAGTCCGAACGTGGCAAAACATTAAATTAAGAACTTGGGGCcctgtcacacgaggcaatttaatagacaaccagttccaggcaatcttaaagaagaaaaggcatcacataaaaatgttcacatattttacTTTGGGCTTGTAAGACGTTGTTGAAAAACTACTCGTGCGCTATCAAAGTGTTCGGGCAGCAAGctctgcagttggttgccttcaAGTTGCCCATAAAAAGtggcttcgtgtgacaaggcctttaATAGTGCTCAAATCTGATCAaatagcaggcctgatacttcatggaggcaacgtaGGCGATTGCCCctatgcccccttgtcattgccttggtgcccttgaaattttccagtagaaatttacaactgcTTCAtttgtagggtgccctttactaaggagaaaaaacccttggtgcccttgccctttaaaaaaaccaaagcaTTCAGGCCTGAAATAGTCCACCCACGTTACTTGTGTTGCTAAAAGTGGAAGACACAACTGTTATGGGTGGCacagttggcttgtgcgtaaagcgctcgcctctcaccaaggtgaccccggttcgattcccggccagggccatatgcgagctgagttgtgcgttggttctctgctgtgccacaagggttttcccagaccatccggttttcctccttcgggaaaaatcaaacactctCAATCTTGGCTGTGCCGACGTTCATAATGGaatgatgtggctggcagccaaaggcgcccttgcatgcccgcttctcgaacacgttgtagccgcgtcctttgcaattcagctcttagctgcgagtaaggatgattaaccccccaaattattataaattatttttaacttCTTCAGAGTCCAACTTACCACAAAAATCGCTCTGAAGTTGTCTGCTTTTCTCGGCCAGTGCTTCACAAAGGACTCTCTTTGTCTTGATGGATACCGCCTTGAAGATGTTCTCGATTAAGTGGCTGCCCGTCTTATGGCATGCAATCTTCACACAATGGGTCTCCACAGAACAATGAGGTGAAACGAAGTATAAAAATCATGAGTAAGTGCTTCGTTTCCAGGTGCAATATATTAGAATTGGAGGATGTTGAAAAAGAAAGtcacttcttttctttttgcccAATGTTTAATGTACACATTattacacttttggtaattgtcaaagaccagttttctcacttggtgtatctgatcTCAACAGTTGACTATAAAACTGTAAATTGACCTTTAGTTTTAAGTtgtaaatcacaagggaaactgactgggtaaattttagtTAAacccattggacactttcgttacagcaaaaaataaaaaagttcacagattaacaaataatttaacctggtttacagaaggtaatggtgaaagacttctctggaaatattattccatgaaatactttactttttgagataacattaaagcaatatcaattctccatgacgagaattacggatttattttaaacacatgtcatgacacggtgaaacgtgtggaaacaagggtggatttttccgttttttttgttcccccccgactccgatgaccgattgagcctaaattttcacaggtttgttattttatatataaattgtgatacacgaagtgtgggccttggacaatactgtttaccaaaagtgcccaatggctttaagtaaagAGTTGGACTAAGAAATATTCATGGGTACGTTTTATTGTATGATATATCTTCATTTATATAGAATCAAAGGGGTTCACAAAACTGACACACTCGAAAGGGGttccaaaaaaccaaaggtttacaGACTGTTAAAATTGACCCAAAATTACCTTAAGTTTGAGGGCAAATCGTTCCTTCCTCTTCTCGTTGACCCTGGTGCACGCCATGAATGCCTGGAGGAGGTAGCTACCTGGCACTGAGCAAGCCACTGCAGCCAAATCATCCTCGGTCATCGACAGGAAACCAGCTATGATGGGTCCACAGTGAGTGAACTTCAACATCTGCTGGAGCAGTACGGCACCGTGGTAATCCACATTGGTTAGACTGGactgcataaaattaaaaaaaaaaaaaatatttatatttatttcagttcTCGGGCAGATAAAGAGTACAAGAATGCGCATTAATTAGATTTAAACATTAAGGACCTTGCTTGTTTATAAGGTCCCTGCACATTTTATCGGGTTGCGATAAAGACTCTCACCTTCCGCATGGGCTTTTATTGCAAGgtcacgaccctgccggtttttgACGGCCTTTTATTAACACGTTGCCGCGCTTAtatagatgggttgcaatacgcATCATCCACCGGCATCTTTGATGTATAAACAAGGGTAAAATGCACACATGTACGCACAGCGcgtgactctcagccaatggtagctcttcatgcgtgcacaattcatcaaatatggcggccaaTGACAcctattgcaatccatctattccCTTGTTTAACACCATAACTCAACCAAATTTTACTCCTTCGACATCAAAAGTGTTTCCATCATTCCACACTATGGCTACCTTTTTTGGTTCATCAGACTCTTCGCTTTCCGTTGCCTGTTTGAAGAACACCTCATGCGTGGCCATTCCAGCAATTAGACGTACACAGGTAGATTGTCTTTCTTTTGGCTCCCAACAATGGAACGCTGACAGCACAGCCTGTAAGAACTCATCTTCggataaacaaatgaaaaaaaaaattaaaaaaattagccgtcgcaaactgcttaccaactgaAGGGACCTACattataaatgcacaaaaaggGGCTGTGTCAACATAATTAAAGCAGGCCTGtagctgtacatggaattatggGTGTGTCGACCCCAATCTGCCCaaggtacgttcgaatagcttaatgtcattccaggggctcacccgggtcagcccaaagtgtcctgcttgtggagcatgacgtcaccacgattcgaacagctttgacgtcattccagagGCTCACTCAAGTCAGCCctaagtgccctgcttgtggaacgggtcacttggggctggctcgaggtgcatgacgtcaccactagagggcgagtgatcgttcgattagctcttgtcaggggctcacccgaatgaacaccacggggtcgacccagggaagctaatcgaacacaccaaAAAACTCACAGCGCTAATCTCATATAATATTTGTCCATGCTTCATAGCTAGGTTCCACAGTCTGTCAACCTTGCTTGGTGCACCAAGTTGGTTTTGTGTCCTTTAGATCTTtaccaaccagggcccaatttcatggctctgcttaccgccgaattctgcgcttacgaacacgattccccgcttacgtgcaagcgccaaatttttgcgctagcctttaagcgtagaatgcctagtaacgtggagtacgcacgcgcaaaagccaaagttcgccgctaacccatgaaataggcttgccgtaagcacagaattccctgcttccgtaagcgccgattctgtgcttacggtaagcagagccatgaaattgggccctggtaccGGGGACATTCTACCGATGCAGTTTATGGCTATGTGTAGTAAAAAGTAAGTGGCTGATTATAGGAGTTTCTCCTTCATTAAGTGTTTCAAGAAAGGACGTCAAAATCAACGATTGacctcaatgagggcgctgttttagcttgtgacatcacatgcaaggggtctattctGAGTTTTCTTACTTTGTTTGTCGGGATGATGCATGCATGCTTCTGCCAGACTTCGCAACACGCCCATGTGATTGACTCCAAGAATTGCCTCAATGTTAGGGCACATCTTCCTAAAAATCTCTGAAAACTGAAATTAAACAAAGTATCACAATAAGCCTCTGAGAgagagatatggcggacacaatgctacaacactataggtttgggtaaatttgtgtgattcaccataaatgggtacctgcgagggtagaggttgatattgtgtatgaaaaagccacaagctcagggctgtatactcccaagggagctgagaaacattacagggatgttattggccctatgaccagggcactaatgtaaagagcattgatacagttattgtgaaatgcgctatataagaatttgttattattattattattattattattactattatacaCCCAAACTAAACAGTACACCCCTATCACGTCCGCCGTACCTAGACAAGACTTGTACAAACATATATGCAATATTTCAGTAAAATCAGAAATGGTAGAAATATCAGATAACAATACTTTATATTTGTAAGAGCAACCCCTTGTGAACCTTCTCCTACCACTTCCaagatgtataaaaaaaacttagttGTAATCCTTAGCAGTTACAGTTTTGAAGGTCCTCTGACTGGCAGCCCCAAGCAAGAATATTGACAAATTCGCTCCGATTCGATTTTTGAGGTCTGAAAGCACAAgctttcgtgtgacaagggtatttggTCTTTCactactatctcgcaacttcgacggccaactggtctcaaattttcacacaggttttttattttatgcatatgttgagatacaccaagtgagaagactggtctttgacaattaccaaaggtgtccagtacctttaaatatatataaaaaaaaaaaaattcaaatcccTGTGAGCTCCTCACCTCCTTCTCGTGAGCAGCCCTTGTAATCAGCCTCTGAAGGACAAAGTTAGCCACAGGATGAAGTGCCATGTCCACCAGATGCTTGCTGAAGCATTTGGGGAAAACCTCCGACAGGAGATCACTTGAGATCACTTGAAGGACGACCTCGAAGAGGCGGCTACCGATGACGTCGGCAAACACAACCGGCACCCTGAACAGAACAGAAAGTATGTCTGACATTAAGGGATATGAAAGGctgttgaaaagaaaaaaaacctgaactaaGATTAgtgcaaagcgtgaaagcttgcgggCGCAAAAGCTTGCGGGTGCTAAGTCTGCTTCcgtacatttatctttggttttgaaagccctactctTCAATCTGGGGCGTTCTGCTTGCTAAAGCATTTTAGGGTAAACCTCCGATAGGAGAACGCTGGAGATCACTTGAAGGATGGAATCGAACAGACGGCTACCGATGAAATCGGCTAACACAACTGGCACACTGAACAGAACAGAAAGTATGTCTGTATGaaaggctgttgaaaaaaaaacctgaactatGAGAGAAAAGTGGGAAAGCATGCGGGCGCGAAAGCTTGCGGGTACGAAGCCTGCTTCCgtatagccttgctcaaggcagtcgcattattcgctccaaAAAGatgccgctgtaaacccacccgtataccctgtgcgtggtgcgtgcgatcacaccgcaggactcacccgtatacacactgtcacatagTACgaatactgtgcacacaagtcatccacactcgtaccactaaccgcatgcggaggccgtccggccgacagccttgtcgggtctgtaacttccgggtttaatgtgttgtattgaaaaatttccacaagtggaaaaaagtggggggggggggctctcggatatgctagtatgcagcccatgaatatgtatatcttttgtcagacctatcagacaccacaggatgtgaggcaaatgaattattaattatgacgtccaatcacgcacttcccttatcacacgacctttggaccctatcatgcgtccgtggtggtggtgtgtgaagTAAACGTGTCTCGTCTTtccgggcattatggtaatgagctgaccgtgggaactcttcgcttattatagtaatgaggtcagtggcttcaa is part of the Asterias rubens chromosome 4, eAstRub1.3, whole genome shotgun sequence genome and harbors:
- the LOC117289758 gene encoding nucleolar protein 9-like; this translates as MAAPKSTVHVHKKAHSKGKYNHGNRQNNDGKDDRPDGRVGRLDEHTMGYYRRVSETIKDGFQDKLEQDQFLDNVFDHMEGEEVKLCQNQTVSFILEELLLLASPSQIGRFLDSALEGFEVILADRFAGHVVQRALFQAVKCFDDEGEGAELQEKVLAMAERLQSSLDSLMMDTYGSYVLRTMLQVLGGVRVPDEVSRSKLSMQHQKNETRKPDKKTEVLLENVPESMQLKLKLITNLILKADNFNEFLLHRTSSPVLGVLLLVLHQSRPELCLRLCQKILQKSKVMTPTADQVEKKVPVVFADVIGSRLFEVVLQVISSDLLSEVFPKCFSKHLVDMALHPVANFVLQRLITRAAHEKEFSEIFRKMCPNIEAILGVNHMGVLRSLAEACMHHPDKQNEFLQAVLSAFHCWEPKERQSTCVRLIAGMATHEVFFKQATESEESDEPKKSSLTNVDYHGAVLLQQMLKFTHCGPIIAGFLSMTEDDLAAVACSVPGSYLLQAFMACTRVNEKRKERFALKLKTHCVKIACHKTGSHLIENIFKAVSIKTKRVLCEALAEKSRQLQSDFCGKFVYKNLAIDLFKNRRQDWEDLQGKTNKKRELFADIIDDDEPAGKKKKKLSSEDTEKKRLPYSEEIDTLGMEEEGDATEETPKEDEIDEIFGKADDTSSNKKNKRRKRSSHSKTDVTETDGTESARATGRKSKAIEKEDSEPTDDVKELEDHKEGRKRKNKKHKKSIGT